The stretch of DNA CTTATCTTCTTCTGCTTCTGTCTTAACCTCATCCATTCTGTCAATGTAATCAAATACAGGTTTTCGGTCTTCCAGATAAACATCTGCTTCTATATCAGGAAAATATTTCCGGATATAGAGATACAGAGCCATACAGGAACCAATGCAGTCCCCATCCGGACGGATGTGACCGCCAATGCCAACGGTTTTTACATTTTCCAGTATTTCTGAAATGTTTTTCATTTTTTCCACCTATTCCTCTGTTTCCATCCCACTCATTACGTCATTGATCTTCTTTGACATATTTACACCATATTCAATAGACTCATCCAGAACAAAACGGATCTCCGGTGTATTGCGGAGATTCAGTCTTCTGGCCAGTTCTCTCCGAACATAGCCCTCTGCATTCTTCAAGCCCCGGAGGGTGGAATCCTTGGCCTGTTTCTCGCCCAGCACACTGATGTAGGCTTTGCAGGTCTTAAGATCCGGTGCCACCTCAACAGCTGTCACAGAGGTCATCGGATGAATTCTGGGATCCTTGATCTCGCTGTGTATGATGGTGCTGAGTTCTTTTTGAACTGCACCATTCACACGTGTATTTTTAATGCTGTTTTTTCTCATTACGAATCACTCCTATCTTGGTACCTCTACCATGATATATGCTTCGACTTTATCTTCTTCTTTGACATCATTAAAGTCATTAAATACAAGGCCGCACTCATAGCCGGCACGAACTTCCTTGACATCATCCTTAAATCTCTTCAGGGATGCAAGCTCACCCTCGAAGATCTGGTCCTCACCTCGTGTGATACGAACCTTACAGTTACGCTGGAATGTACCATCCAGCACATAGCTTCCTGCGATGGTTCCGACACCGGATGCCTTGAACAGCTGACGAACCTCTGCGTGACCGATAACCTTCTCCTCGAATACAGGATCCAGCATACCCTTCATGGCTGCCTCTACATCCTCGATTGCCTGATAAATGACTTTATAAAGTCGAAGGTCAACACCCTCCTGCTCAGCAAGCTGTTTTGCTGTGGTATCAGGACGTACGTTAAAGCCAATGATGATAGCATTGGATGTTGCAGCAAGGCTAACATCAGACTCA from Blautia sp. SC05B48 encodes:
- the rbfA gene encoding 30S ribosome-binding factor RbfA, translating into MRKNSIKNTRVNGAVQKELSTIIHSEIKDPRIHPMTSVTAVEVAPDLKTCKAYISVLGEKQAKDSTLRGLKNAEGYVRRELARRLNLRNTPEIRFVLDESIEYGVNMSKKINDVMSGMETEE